Proteins encoded by one window of Streptomyces sp. NBC_01477:
- a CDS encoding helix-turn-helix domain-containing protein translates to MHSAEDRLVRVLGAPGRDLALRLARGPARRALPGPAPRLAELLRSQQARAWAMDLLRPLVDDAGPLLTTVRAWITCGGRVQDCAELIGRHPNTVRNHLSSCEELLGRRLMGRGGGAHVLVTALGILGGGEGAGRAGGGTGGPNGRLRPYRLVPDVKSGKTRA, encoded by the coding sequence GTGCACAGCGCCGAGGACCGGCTCGTCCGCGTCCTCGGCGCCCCCGGCCGGGACCTGGCGCTGCGGCTCGCCCGCGGGCCGGCGCGGCGGGCACTGCCCGGCCCCGCGCCGCGGCTCGCGGAACTGCTCCGGTCGCAGCAGGCCCGGGCGTGGGCGATGGACCTGCTGCGTCCGCTGGTGGACGACGCGGGTCCGCTGCTGACGACGGTACGTGCCTGGATCACCTGCGGCGGACGGGTGCAGGACTGCGCCGAGTTGATCGGACGGCACCCCAACACCGTCCGCAACCACCTGTCCTCCTGCGAGGAACTGCTGGGCCGCCGCCTCATGGGACGCGGCGGCGGCGCGCACGTCCTCGTCACCGCCCTCGGCATCCTGGGCGGTGGGGAGGGGGCCGGCCGGGCAGGAGGCGGCACCGGAGGGCCCAACGGCCGATTGCGGCCTTATCGGTTGGTACCGGATGTAAAAAGTGGGAAGACCCGGGCATGA
- a CDS encoding phage baseplate protein, with protein MTTSQAGRPGVSRRTLLRSSVAVAAAAATVGTPVSAAAGGTGAVADGERFDLTQPSYDLFRNVALHSATVLQGFAFNDVNGRLFTIQLTSGTGSTSGDLTVTQLSLTGQQSGSMTLTGFGHGVSIAAQPVGSDTYLWTEKDANTNGYGAHLTRFRFVNGSTLDHGAASLPTYTPVAGGLEFTCSIDAQHDRMAVRYHTPAGKRIALFPLADATAGTFSNTILDIAQPDELASVTIQGYTLYGNYLYTLDGTAYSAANPDPGNTYVRAVDLGTGEVVQRFLTTAGGSLTYREPEGMTVSVIQGEPRLYFGFASQTGSPRLANIFYKKAWI; from the coding sequence ATGACCACCTCGCAGGCAGGCCGCCCCGGCGTCTCGCGCCGTACGCTGCTCAGGTCCTCCGTCGCCGTGGCCGCCGCGGCGGCCACGGTCGGCACGCCGGTCAGTGCCGCCGCCGGCGGCACCGGGGCCGTGGCGGACGGCGAGCGGTTCGACCTCACACAGCCCTCGTACGACCTGTTCCGCAATGTCGCGCTGCACAGCGCCACGGTGCTCCAGGGTTTCGCCTTCAACGACGTCAACGGCCGGCTGTTCACCATCCAGCTCACCTCGGGCACGGGCAGCACCTCGGGCGACCTCACGGTCACCCAGCTGTCCCTGACCGGCCAGCAGTCGGGCTCCATGACGCTGACCGGCTTCGGGCACGGCGTCTCGATCGCCGCCCAGCCCGTGGGGTCGGACACCTACCTGTGGACCGAGAAGGACGCCAACACCAACGGCTACGGCGCCCACCTGACCCGCTTCCGGTTCGTCAACGGCTCCACCCTCGACCACGGCGCGGCCTCGCTGCCCACCTACACCCCCGTCGCCGGGGGGCTGGAGTTCACCTGCTCCATCGACGCGCAGCACGACCGGATGGCCGTGCGCTACCACACCCCGGCCGGCAAGCGGATCGCGCTGTTCCCGCTCGCCGACGCGACCGCGGGCACCTTCTCGAACACGATCCTCGACATCGCGCAGCCGGACGAGCTGGCCTCGGTCACCATCCAGGGGTACACGCTGTACGGGAACTACCTGTACACCCTGGACGGCACCGCCTACAGCGCGGCGAACCCCGATCCCGGCAACACCTACGTCCGCGCCGTCGACCTGGGCACCGGCGAGGTCGTGCAGCGGTTCCTCACCACGGCCGGCGGCTCGCTGACCTACCGTGAGCCGGAGGGGATGACGGTCTCGGTGATCCAGGGCGAGCCCCGGCTGTACTTCGGATTCGCCTCGCAGACGGGCAGCCCGCGGCTGGCGAACATCTTCTACAAGAAGGCATGGATCTAG
- a CDS encoding carbohydrate ABC transporter permease — protein MSATDLIPDGVAAPERPPAAEGASRRAGARRKRRDHLLFLAFAAPNMLLLLLFAYWPVVYNAYLSFTDWDMISATKGFVGLGNYTDLLGDPDFRTTLWTTVLFVVGIVAGGMLLGLLTALLLNQRLRGRNAVRTLVFAPYVLSGAAVGTLWLFIFDPNYGLIHPLLAPIGLAAPAMMTDSHWALSGLVLVYLWKNIGFVAVVYLAGLQGLPKEVYEAAALDGAGAWRRLTRITLPLLSPVTFFLLVTSVISTFQAFDVIAVMTGGGPGTSTSILSWFIYDQGFRAFDAGRASAAAMIMFVVLLLMTAVQARFLERKVHYQ, from the coding sequence GTGTCTGCCACCGACCTGATACCGGACGGTGTCGCCGCGCCCGAGCGGCCACCGGCCGCCGAAGGCGCCTCCCGCCGTGCCGGAGCGAGGCGCAAACGCCGCGACCACCTGCTGTTCCTCGCCTTCGCGGCGCCCAACATGCTGCTTCTGCTGCTCTTCGCCTACTGGCCGGTCGTCTACAACGCCTACCTCAGCTTCACCGACTGGGACATGATCTCCGCCACCAAGGGGTTCGTGGGCCTGGGCAACTACACCGACCTGCTGGGCGACCCGGACTTCCGCACCACCTTGTGGACGACCGTGCTGTTCGTGGTCGGCATCGTCGCCGGGGGCATGCTCCTCGGACTGCTGACCGCGCTCCTGCTCAACCAGCGCCTGCGCGGCCGCAACGCGGTGCGCACCCTGGTCTTCGCGCCCTACGTGCTGTCAGGGGCGGCGGTCGGCACCCTGTGGCTGTTCATCTTCGACCCGAACTACGGCCTCATCCACCCGCTGCTCGCGCCGATCGGCCTGGCCGCCCCCGCGATGATGACCGATTCGCACTGGGCGCTGTCCGGCCTGGTGCTGGTCTACCTCTGGAAGAACATCGGCTTCGTCGCCGTCGTCTACCTGGCGGGCCTCCAGGGCCTGCCGAAGGAGGTCTACGAGGCCGCCGCGCTCGACGGCGCCGGCGCCTGGCGGCGGCTGACCCGGATCACCCTGCCGCTGCTGTCCCCCGTCACTTTCTTCCTCCTGGTCACCTCCGTCATCAGCACCTTCCAGGCCTTCGACGTGATCGCCGTGATGACCGGCGGCGGACCGGGAACATCCACATCCATCCTGAGCTGGTTCATCTACGACCAGGGTTTCCGGGCCTTCGACGCCGGCCGCGCCTCCGCCGCGGCGATGATCATGTTCGTCGTGCTGCTGCTCATGACCGCGGTCCAGGCCCGCTTTCTGGAGCGAAAGGTGCACTACCAGTGA
- a CDS encoding carbohydrate ABC transporter permease yields the protein MTVTMADTAARPPRRPGRAKRLGLYALLVLVAVVAAGPLYWLVSSALKTNPEIYRYPPRWVPTDLRWANFKDAWDAAPFGRFFINSAVVALAGTAIEVCTALMCAYAFVFLPFPGKKWLFLFLLGAMMVPGHVTLLPNFLTIARLGWVNTYPGLIVPGLGSVFGTFLLRQHMMTLPMEVMDAARIDGAGHLRTLFRVVLPMSRPMVITVSIVTMVTKWNDFIWPLIVTNSTDMRTLPVGLLFLKNQETYTNWGAILAGTVMVIVPVLVVFFIAQRYIIAGLTQGAGK from the coding sequence GTGACCGTCACCATGGCAGACACCGCGGCCCGTCCGCCGCGCCGCCCCGGCCGTGCCAAGCGGCTGGGCCTCTACGCCCTGCTCGTCCTGGTGGCGGTCGTCGCCGCGGGACCGCTCTACTGGCTGGTGTCGTCCGCGCTCAAGACCAACCCGGAGATCTACCGGTATCCGCCGCGCTGGGTCCCCACCGACCTGCGCTGGGCGAACTTCAAGGACGCCTGGGACGCGGCCCCCTTCGGCCGGTTCTTCATCAACTCCGCCGTCGTGGCGCTCGCGGGCACGGCGATCGAGGTCTGCACGGCGCTGATGTGCGCCTACGCCTTCGTCTTCCTGCCCTTCCCCGGCAAGAAGTGGCTCTTCCTGTTCCTGCTCGGCGCGATGATGGTGCCCGGCCATGTGACGCTGCTGCCGAACTTCCTCACCATCGCCCGGCTGGGCTGGGTCAACACCTATCCCGGCCTCATCGTGCCGGGACTCGGCTCGGTCTTCGGCACCTTCCTGCTGCGGCAGCACATGATGACGCTGCCCATGGAGGTCATGGACGCCGCCAGGATCGACGGCGCGGGCCATCTGCGCACCCTCTTCCGGGTCGTCCTGCCGATGTCCAGGCCGATGGTCATCACGGTCTCGATCGTCACCATGGTGACGAAGTGGAACGACTTCATCTGGCCGCTGATCGTGACCAACAGCACCGACATGCGGACCCTGCCGGTCGGCCTGCTCTTCCTGAAGAACCAGGAGACCTACACCAACTGGGGCGCGATCCTGGCCGGCACCGTGATGGTGATCGTGCCGGTCCTCGTCGTCTTCTTCATCGCCCAGCGGTACATCATCGCGGGACTGACCCAGGGAGCCGGAAAGTGA